A window of Salmo trutta chromosome 33, fSalTru1.1, whole genome shotgun sequence genomic DNA:
gcacaatttgcccagcgtcgtccgggtttggcctggggtaggccgtcattgtaaatatgatttttaattttttttataaaatcaaCACAATAACCAATGGATTATAGAAATGAGTCATTCTTGTGGAAGCTAATAGACTGAAGCGTCAAAACACAGCATCTATCACATAGTAAGAAGACACGGTGCTAATCAGTGTATCCCTCATTTATCCACTTTAAAGCTAGAATCTGCAGTTGCTATATACATACTTGGACTTACATTCGGAAGGTACTCAGACCtcatctttttccacattttctaacgttacagccttattctgaaatggattaaataattttttccccctcatcaatccacacacaatgccccataatgacaaagcaaaaaaaatggttttagacattttagctaatgtataaaaaaataaaaatatgcaaatatcacatttacataagtattcagaccctttactcggtactttgttgaagtacctttgacagcgattacagcctcgagtcttcttgggtatgcttggcacacctgtatttggggagtacctcccattcttctctgcatatcctctcaagctctgtcaggttggatggggagcgttgctgcacagctattttcaggtctctccagagatgttagatcggtttcaaatccaggctctggctgggccattcaaggacattcagagacttgtcccaaagccactcctgcgttgtcttgactgtgtgcttaggggtcgttgtcctgttggaaggtgaaccttcgccccagtctgaagacCTGAGTAATCTGCAGCagattttcattaaggatctctctgtactttgctccgttcatctttccctggaTCCTGACTATCCTGAAaaacatgacgcttggcattcaggccaaagagttcaatcttggtttcatcagaccagataatgttggtctgagagtcctttaagtgccttttgtcaaactccaagtgggctgaggattggcttctgtctggccactctaccataaaggcctgattggtggagtggtgcagagatggttttccttcttttCCTTTTGGGAGAttttctcatctccacagaggaactctggagctctgtcaaagtggtaccattgggttcttagtcacctccctgaccaaggcccttctcctcagattgctcagtttggctgggcagccatctctaggaagagtcttggtgattccaatcttccatttaagaatgatggaggccactgtgtttttggagaccttcaatgctgcagaaatgttttggcacccttcccaagatctttgcttgtctcagagctctacggacaatgccttcgaccttatggcttggtttttgctctgacatgcactgtcaacggtgggaccttatatagacaagggTGTGCAtgtccaaatcatgttcaatcaattgaatttaccacaggtggactccaatcaagttgtagaacagctcaaggatgatcaatggaaacaggacgcacctgagctcaatttcgcgtctcatagcaaagggtctgaatacttatgtaaagaagatatttcagttttttgtttgtaataaatgtgaaaaaaattCGAAAcaccatgttttcactttgtcattatggggtattgtgtgtagattgatgagggatttttttttttaaatacaaggctgtaacgtaacaatgtggaaaaaaagtgaagtggtctgaatactttctgaatgaactgtAGCTACTACGAACCTCTTAATGTAACTGTTAAGGTGTTGTCTTGACAGACGCTGGATCAGGGTTCGAGTCCCAGTCAGGGCTTCCCCGAGAATTCACTACATTGGTTTCAGAAGTCAGATGGCGCCCTTGAGGCCATCCAAGAGGCGTGTACACGTGAGGGAGTTGGTATAGTAAGCGTGGGGACACGCTCTCCTGAAGGAAGGGGGTAGTGTTGCAACCATAGatccatttcctgtagtctagTGGGATCATGGGTGGAATGCTATTGTtctttttcataattaataaacattaaaACGATTTAACCCACTGAAAATCCGGTGTTTcaatgtcaaacagttttgttatatttcagtcttctgtgatgtgtaAAAAGtgcaatattgggatgcaaaatCAAAAGGTAAtatatttcaactctatatctgtaATGGTACAGGTGTGTTCTGTTTTTAAGGCCATaatcatgtgtgtgaggtgtatacatttgtttcaaagtagatttgttttaagactaccaagaaacactgagTGATCCTGATTTAGCCCACCACAATAAAAGGTTAAGCTAACATCTAGCGAGCTCGTCAAGAGGTCATTTGATGCAAAATGGATCATACTGTGAaactttctgtattttgaaagttatatatcttgacAACTCGCTGACATGTAAAACAGTTTGGGACTGAATCAATAgaggactaatgaaacaaataccaaaatagtcATTTTGTGGATTTTACCTTTAACTGACCCTCATGTTTTACTACAACTTCTGAGCCTGTTGGAGAGGATCAGCAACGTGAGGTGTACTGTAGgatcactgatctacaaatagtaTTCcctgtgaaatatatatatttattaagaTTAGCAAAGCTTCGCCTCACCCGGTTTAGGCAATCCCCCCACCAAATACACAGGCACAACCAGACCTGGATTGATTGGAGAAAGCTATGTGTCAATTACAGAACATTTCCTAGAATCTTCTGCCTGCAGCAGCACTAGTGGATAATGCTGGAAATACCGGTAAAAGCACAGTGCCTCAAGAAGCGCACCATAAACCACAGCTCCtactcatgagcttagttcaactgtggTACCCCATTAGAACCCAAAATAGAATCTTGTTTTACTACAATCTTTGTAAACAATattaatgtaaacaaacactgtatagcttaaaaaaacatggttaaaactataattttcaGGCAGTCCTGGCATCCATAGCTCTATGAATTTTAGGGGATATATGTATACATTCCTCAGCTTTTTAACAAAACAGAGGAGGGGTGCCTgcattgttattgtttcaattaaggattatAGCTTTAACTCTCTACTCCTATGGTCCTCTCTCTATTCATCTATGTGCCATCTCCCTAGGCCATCTACAAAATGGTGTCCTCTGTCATGAAGATGCCAGAAGACGAGTCCACACCTGAGAAGAGGACAGACAAGATCTTCAGACAGATGGACTCAAACAATGATGGTGAGGAACCCTGCACGggattcatcccaaatggcaccatattccacaaatacagggaatagggagccatttgggactatATCggtgatagggtgccatttgggactatatagggaagggtgtcatttgggactatatagggaaaagggtgtcatttgggactatatagggaatagggtgccatttgggactatatagggaatagggtgccagttgggactatatggggaatagggtgccagttgggactatatgggaaatagggtgccatttgggactatatgggaaatagggtgccatttgggactatatagggaatagggtgccagttgggactatatggggaatagggtgccatttgggactatatggggaaaagggtgtcatttgggactatatagggaatagtgtgcaatTTAGGACATAACCAACCCAGGACTATTTAGTGCAGGCGTCACTATTAAGTGGTTTCTTCTGCAGGGCTATTCAACTACCAGCCCATAAAGGGGTTAGGGTAAAACTTTACTGCTGGTTTTCCTTTCTCCCTGATCATTTGATAGCTTGGATAGTCTGAAAGTTTGGTAGCCTGATAGTTCGATAGTCTGATTGTTCAACAGTTTGATAGCAATGATTGAAAGAGAGAATCAAAACCACAAGTGTTTCTGCACATCATTTAATGTGGCCTGCTTTATTAGGtgaatctcaatagtctaaaagtGGATAAGTGGCGCCCTCTATCTTTATGTGAAGGCATTACAAACATGGACTCGGACAATAGCGACCTTAACCCAACATCTAGCGACCCTGTCAAAGGGTTGGGATCTCTTGGCGTAACAGCTATGTTGGGTTGATAGTCATTGGACTGGAGTTTGAGTATGTGTGATCCCTGAGGGAATTGAACCCATGACcttccaactgagccacacaggctAAGTGATAGTATCCAactgacaggtagcctagtagttagagcttTGGGCCCGTAACTGAAGgtgttgctggatcaaatccctgagctgacaaggtaaaaatctgtcgttctacccgagcaaggcagttaacccactgttcaccgggatgttgattatggcagccccctgtacctctctgattcagaggggttgggttaaatgcagaagatgcattcagttgtacaactgactaggtatcccccttccctTTCCCCACAGGCTAAGTGATAGCTTTGAACTGAGCCACACAGGCTAAGTGATAGCTTCCAATAGTCCAGTTTgtctgcagaatttttttttttttacctttacttaactaggcaagtcagttaagaacaaattcttattttcaatgatggcctaggaacattgggttaactgccttgttcagaggcagaactacagattttgaccttgtcagctcggggattcaaagtgcaaccttttggtttctagtccaacactctaaccactgggctaagCTGCCGCCCCAGCAATGCAGAAGAGGGGAATCAGTGTATGAGAGGgagccactttagactactgggaTGGACCCCTTTCTCTGCCTCCACCCATTAGCTCTTATTTTAACCTTCGATGAATAACCAAGTTCCTCATCCAATCCCGTGGATTATTATTGCAGGTAGGCTGTCCCTGGAGGAATTCATCAAAGGTGCCAAGAGTGACCCGTCAATAGTCCGCCTGTTACAGTGTGACCCCAGCAGTGCCAGTCAGTTctgaacgaacacacacacacacacacactacttttaAGCCCACTGTCACATGACTATGGAGATTATATAAATATTGTAATTATCATCACTGTTGTTTTGAAGATCGTTTGATTTGTACTGTTACAGTTCCATTTCAATCCATAGGAGGGTAATGTTTATAAAATGTAATCATTTTCATATTGTATTttactgtaaatgtaatgtgtcCATAAGTATGTTTTAGTATCCTGATAGTGTTTGTTGTGCAACAATGACATCCACAATGAATTGAAGTATTGCATATACAGTATCAAGCCCCTGAAAAGACCCAAGGCCCCTGAAAAAGACCCAAGGCCCCTGAGAAAGACCCAAGGCCCCTGAAAAAGACCCAAGGCCCCTGAAAAAGACCCAAGGCCCCTGAGAAGGACCCAAGGCCCCTGAGAAGGACTTACAAGACTCTTTGTTGCCAGATAATGACAAATGTTATATTTATTCTGTTTTATTGCAAGAACATTTTGTTAAATTCACCATAAGTTAGGTTTTAGGCCCTGTGCCTTTGAATGTGTGGCTAACGGATCCTACCCACTTCCGCTAGTATTGCTAGAATTTCAAAAAAATGCTAGCCAGGAGAATCTGGACGTTGCGTAATAAACAGCTAACAATGGTTGGGAGGAAACAACAATAGGGAAAGATGAGAATAAAACTTCTAAATAATTACTTTAACCTCCAAAACACAGAGGTTTGgcttgaaatgtgtctgttaaaACTAATAGTACCTCTAATGCTGTTTTGCTGAGTGTTGTGACAAAACGTTCCTATACCTACTGCCAAGTTTGTGTTTGTAGAATTGAAAATAAAGTCTACTGTTATGTCAAAAACCCTTCAGCTACAGTGCACGTTGTTCTTCACTCTTTCTTTGTCACTATTTCATCATATCCGTGGACACCACACTTCCTGCCTGCCACCTGGCAACCGAACGTGAGAGCTTCCTGTACTCCTCCTCCtaccaggggagagggagacaatAGATGATTGATTGCATTTTAGGTGTAGAAAATACAAATATCACCTTACCATTTGACtatgtgtaaaataaaaataagtaaTATCTCACCATTTGACAGGGTGTAGATCACTGATGCATTGAAAGTGTCGCCTGCTCCGAGCGTGTCCACAACGGCCTCCGGTGGAAAGGCATCTGAGTGGACCACTATGCCATCAGGACCCATCGCATCTGCCCCTTTCTCTGCCCAGGCACATATGAGGACAGCCCTGGAACACAGGAAGCCTACTTTCAGGTGTTGAGACTACAATGGCAAACTGGATCAGAATATGAAGAGTTAACAGTGGCATAAAGTTTTAGACTGCACACCCCCACATGCTCGCCTTCTTTTTCCcaatccgtctgtctgtctgtcagtcagtcagtgtcttTCCGTACAtctgtctctctacctacctgcctgcccctcgctctcttcctctATCTGTGTGTCCACTCACCCTTTCTTCACTCTGTGGTAGAGGCCCTTCAGAGCACTGGCAGCGGAGTGGAAGCCAAAGTGCATGGCCACATCCTTACTGACAAACACCTGGAGAGGAAATGTTGCATCAGGTCAGGTACAGGGCAGTGTTATGACAGTTACCAGGTTTGGTAATGCCCTCTTTAATGCCAGCAATGACATAATCAGGATAAATAGTGATGAACTATCATTTTATACATGTTATATAAATCATATGACGCATGCGCTGTTGTTGCTTACATAGTACCACAGTGAAACCACTCCACTTTTAAAATGCAAACTATGAATCGTGTCTTATAAGGCCATGTGTGCTGGGCATCCTGAAGATGCAAGGCTTCTCATAATAAAAATGTATCAAAATCAATCCCCAAACCTGTAGAGAACGCTGAACATGTTTTTGATACAACATTCCTATAGAGCATTGTCTGTTTAGATGTTGTCGGGAGGCATTGTTCCAGAGTGTTATGGGTGATACTCATGCTATCAGTGAAGGGCGTCGTACCACATCACCATGTTGGAAGAGCTGGTACAGAGGCTCCCTGGTCTTCTCTATCTCCACGGATACGGTGATCCTGTGTTGCTGTGGCAACGTGTTGTTAGACAGCTCCACCTGCTGGATCATCTTCACCTGCTCCTCAGCATTACGGCCCTGTCATGTGTCAAAATGTTATAAACATGACCAAAACCTGTCATGGATGTTACACTGCTGGTCATGTTTATAACCTGTTTGTATTTTAAGTGTTATAAACAGTACATGATACAAAAATGGTTGAATCATGATTAAATATAGAGTTCTATGAAATTAATGGTAATGGGGCAAGCTGCAGTTCAAATAACAGCAAAAACACAAAGACACCTGTTTAGGTAAACAGtttagggatggggctggagaaatgtaaccactcacaaattcatagacagggctatggatgaaaggactgatcatccatgaCATTAAAATGGTTGTTTTAACCATGcgttttacaattacattgtttacaaacaatggcaTAAAACAAGCTTATACTTTGGGTTGATGGGGTTACGCAGCTGAACGAAGCTCATGAGGCatatataagttatattcttcaataatcaatggctatatatcaTTAATTTCAAAGTCCAAGTAATCGATTGCCCCTTTAGCCTCTGAGtatccggatgactgtgtgatcacgctctccgtagccgatgtgagcaagacatttaaacaggtcaacattcacaaccGATTAccaaggacgtgtactcagagcatgcgcggaccaactgacaagagtcttcactgacatttttaaactctcctgaccaagtctgtaatacctacatgttttaagtagaccaccatagtccctgtgcccaaggaagcaaaggtaacctgcctaaatgattaccgccccgtagcacacacgtcagtagccatgaagtgctttgaaaggctggtcatggctcacatcaacagcatcctcccggatatcCTAAACCTactccaattcgcatatcgctcaaacagatccacagatgacagaatcgcactccacattgccctttcctgcctggacaaaaggaacacctatgtgagaatgctgttcattgactacagctcagcgttcaacaccagagagcccacaaagctcatcaataagctaaggaccctgggactaaacacctccctctgcaactggatcctggacttcctgacaggccgcccccaggtggtaagagtaggcaacaacatatctgccacactgatcctcaacacgagggcccctcaggggagcgtgcttagtcccctcctgtactcccttttcacccacaattgcgtggccaagcacaacttcaacaccatcattaagttcgctgacgacacaatggtggttggcctgatcaccgacaacgatgagacagcctatagggaggaggtcagagacctggcagtgtggtgccaggacaacaacctctccctcaacgtgagcaaaacaaaggagatgatcgtggactacaggaaaaggagggctgaacacgcccccattaacatcactAGGGCTGTACGTAGAGCGGGTCgacagtttcaagttccttggtgtcgacatcaccaacaaactatcattgtccaaacacaccaaaaaagttgtgaagagggcacgacaaaacctattccccctcaggagactgaaaagatttggcatgggtcctcagatcctcaaaaaagttctacagctgcaccatcgagagcatcctgactggttgcatcaccacctggtctGGCAACTGCTCGCTCCAGAgtgtagtgcatacagcccagtatatcacgggggccaagcttcctgccctccaggacctctatactaggcgg
This region includes:
- the khk gene encoding ketohexokinase isoform X4, which translates into the protein MGDKKILCIGLVCLDIINVVDKYPEEDTDTRCLSQRWQRGGNASNSCTVLSLLGAPCAFMGSLAPGHVAENLPDVSATDFSKVDLSQYKWIHWEGRNAEEQVKMIQQVELSNNTLPQQHRITVSVEIEKTREPLYQLFQHGDVVFVSKDVAMHFGFHSAASALKGLYHRVKKGAVLICAWAEKGADAMGPDGIVVHSDAFPPEAVVDTLGAGDTFNASVIYTLSNGGGVQEALTFGCQVAGRKCGVHGYDEIVTKKE
- the khk gene encoding ketohexokinase isoform X3, which translates into the protein MGDKKILCIGLVCLDIINVVDKYPEEDTDTRCLSQRWQRGGNASNSCTVLSLLGAPCAFMGSLAPGHVADFVLDDFQKYQIDISLLSEHPHSSFPTSMIISNVTTGTRTILHMNRNLPDVSATDFSKVDLSQYKWIHWEGRNAEEQVKMIQQVELSNNTLPQQHRITVSVEIEKTREPLYQLFQHGDVVFVSKDVAMHFGFHSAASALKGLYHRVKKGAVLICAWAEKGADAMGPDGIVVHSDAFPPEAVVDTLGAGDTFNASVIYTLSNGGGVQEALTFGCQVAGRKCGVHGYDEIVTKKE
- the khk gene encoding ketohexokinase isoform X2, with amino-acid sequence MGDKKILCIGLVCLDIINVVDKYPEEDTDTRCLSQRWQRGGNASNSCTVLSLLGAPCAFMGSLAPGHVADFIVGDFSRRGVDISSVAWQREGETPCACCVVCPPSGSRTVVLSDTNLPDVSATDFSKVDLSQYKWIHWEGRNAEEQVKMIQQVELSNNTLPQQHRITVSVEIEKTREPLYQLFQHGDVVFVSKDVAMHFGFHSAASALKGLYHRVKKGAVLICAWAEKGADAMGPDGIVVHSDAFPPEAVVDTLGAGDTFNASVIYTLSNGGGVQEALTFGCQVAGRKCGVHGYDEIVTKKE